A window from Planococcus maritimus encodes these proteins:
- the guaB gene encoding IMP dehydrogenase, with protein MWESKFLKEGLTFDDVLLVPAHSEVLPKDIDLSVELTPKIKLNIPVISAGMDTVTEAKMAISMARQGGLGVIHKNMSIEDQAEQVVTVKRSENGVITDPFYLTPQHQVYDAEHLMGKYRISGVPIVQSEDDLTLVGIITNRDLRFIQDYSLEIKDVMTKEKLVTAPVGTTLEDAEKILQQYKIEKLPIVDQNGMLKGLITIKDIEKVIEFPNAAKDEQGRLLAGAAVGVTSDTMKRVEQLVKAHVDVIVIDTAHGHSAGVLNMVSQIRDTYPELTIVAGNVATPSGTKALIEAGADIVKVGIGPGSICTTRVVAGVGVPQITAVYDCATEARKHGKAIIADGGIKFSGDIIKALAAGGHVVMLGSLLAGTTESPGDTEIFQGRRFKTYRGMGSIASMEKGSKDRYFQDEAKKLVPEGIEGRLPYKGPLTDTIHQLLGGIRAGMGYCGAKDLATLREEAQFIRMTGAGLIESHPHDVQITKESPNYSM; from the coding sequence ATGTGGGAATCGAAATTTCTTAAAGAAGGGTTAACCTTCGACGATGTATTGCTAGTGCCAGCTCATTCAGAAGTGTTGCCGAAGGATATTGATTTGTCAGTAGAGCTGACGCCGAAAATCAAGTTGAATATCCCGGTCATCAGTGCAGGGATGGATACCGTTACGGAAGCGAAAATGGCTATCTCCATGGCACGCCAAGGCGGTCTTGGAGTCATCCATAAGAACATGAGCATCGAAGATCAAGCCGAACAAGTAGTCACTGTAAAACGCTCGGAAAATGGTGTTATTACAGATCCTTTCTATCTGACTCCTCAACACCAAGTTTACGATGCTGAGCATTTGATGGGGAAATACCGTATTTCGGGTGTGCCCATCGTTCAAAGTGAAGATGATCTGACTTTGGTAGGGATCATTACAAACCGCGACCTCCGCTTTATCCAGGACTACTCTTTAGAAATTAAAGACGTGATGACCAAAGAAAAATTGGTGACAGCTCCGGTTGGAACTACTTTAGAAGATGCTGAAAAAATCCTTCAGCAGTACAAAATCGAGAAGTTGCCTATCGTCGATCAAAACGGCATGTTAAAAGGGCTTATCACGATTAAAGATATCGAAAAAGTAATCGAGTTCCCGAATGCTGCAAAAGATGAGCAGGGACGTCTATTAGCAGGAGCTGCCGTTGGTGTTACTTCGGATACGATGAAGCGCGTGGAACAATTGGTAAAAGCTCATGTAGACGTTATCGTTATCGATACGGCTCATGGCCACTCAGCTGGCGTGTTGAATATGGTGAGCCAAATCCGTGACACCTACCCTGAACTAACAATTGTAGCGGGCAATGTGGCCACACCAAGCGGTACAAAAGCATTGATCGAAGCAGGTGCTGATATCGTAAAAGTTGGTATCGGACCAGGTTCTATTTGTACCACACGCGTTGTGGCTGGCGTAGGAGTTCCTCAAATCACGGCAGTTTACGATTGTGCTACAGAAGCTCGTAAACATGGCAAAGCCATTATCGCTGATGGGGGCATCAAGTTCTCCGGCGATATCATCAAAGCACTCGCTGCAGGCGGCCATGTGGTTATGCTAGGCAGCTTGCTTGCAGGCACTACAGAAAGCCCTGGGGATACAGAAATTTTCCAAGGCCGCCGCTTTAAGACTTACCGTGGCATGGGATCAATTGCTTCGATGGAAAAAGGATCGAAAGACCGCTATTTCCAAGATGAAGCGAAAAAACTCGTACCCGAAGGAATTGAAGGACGTTTGCCATACAAAGGACCTCTTACAGATACGATTCACCAATTGTTGGGTGGAATTCGTGCTGGAATGGGCTACTGCGGAGCGAAAGATTTGGCAACGCTGCGTGAAGAAGCACAGTTTATCCGTATGACGGGTGCAGGCTTGATTGAAAGCCACCCGCATGACGTGCAAATTACTAAAGAATCACCAAATTACTCCATGTAA
- a CDS encoding PLP-dependent aminotransferase family protein, with protein sequence MDMLMFQLQKQSATPLYKQLYREIRSAITAGTIAVDTKLPSKRKLAEYLQISQTTVELAYSQLVAEGFIEPRPRRGFFTMPVEELAYLDLPQEETAIRDVPKPTYGYDFNPARIDTRSFPFPTWRKTAREVIDEENHELLLAGHPQGDESLRVEIARYLYQSRGVVCEPEQIIVGSGTEQLMPLLIRLFDKSLSFGFENPGYALTHSIFEHDDRQAFPIEVDEDGINVQELDKTDVDIAYVTPSHQFPTGSILSATRRAQLLNWAAAKPERFIIEDDYDSEFRYTSQPIPALQSMDVGGRVIYISTFSKSIMPSLRIAYLVLPPSLLNAYRKTFLHYTSTVPRIDQQIVALFMQKGHFSRHLNRMRKLYRKKLECLTQALAPYQPTVAVSGEQAGMHIVLTINSEHSEQSLVDQASEAGIRVFAMQNYDLLKEKNGFPKIVLGFGGLDESEIQQGIDRLMNGWNIAKTSSSAK encoded by the coding sequence ATGGATATGCTGATGTTTCAATTACAGAAACAATCTGCCACACCGCTTTATAAGCAGCTGTATCGGGAAATCCGCAGCGCCATCACTGCCGGCACAATTGCTGTCGACACGAAACTACCAAGCAAACGTAAATTGGCGGAGTACTTGCAAATCAGCCAAACGACCGTCGAACTGGCTTATTCGCAGTTAGTCGCAGAAGGATTTATCGAGCCGCGCCCTCGCAGAGGATTTTTCACCATGCCCGTGGAAGAACTCGCTTATTTGGATCTGCCACAAGAAGAAACGGCTATCCGCGATGTACCCAAACCCACCTATGGCTATGACTTCAACCCGGCGCGCATCGATACCCGTTCGTTCCCATTCCCCACATGGCGCAAAACAGCACGCGAAGTAATCGATGAAGAAAATCACGAACTCCTTCTTGCTGGCCATCCGCAGGGCGACGAATCGCTGCGCGTTGAAATCGCTCGTTATTTATACCAATCCCGTGGTGTGGTCTGCGAACCAGAACAAATCATCGTCGGGTCCGGAACTGAACAATTGATGCCATTATTGATCCGGCTGTTCGATAAAAGCTTAAGTTTTGGCTTTGAAAATCCAGGATACGCCCTCACCCATAGCATTTTCGAACACGATGACAGACAAGCATTCCCAATCGAGGTAGATGAAGACGGCATCAATGTGCAGGAACTGGACAAAACCGACGTCGACATCGCCTATGTCACACCGTCCCACCAGTTTCCGACAGGGTCCATTTTAAGTGCCACACGCCGTGCACAGCTTTTGAACTGGGCAGCAGCGAAACCGGAGCGCTTTATCATCGAAGACGATTACGACAGCGAATTTCGCTATACTAGCCAGCCGATCCCCGCCCTGCAAAGCATGGATGTCGGCGGGCGTGTCATCTACATCAGTACTTTTTCCAAATCGATTATGCCGTCCTTGCGCATTGCCTATCTCGTGCTGCCGCCAAGTTTATTGAATGCTTACCGCAAGACCTTTTTGCATTACACGTCCACCGTGCCGCGCATCGACCAACAAATCGTCGCCTTGTTCATGCAAAAAGGGCATTTCTCGAGGCATTTAAACCGCATGCGTAAACTCTATCGGAAAAAGCTCGAATGCCTGACACAAGCACTTGCACCTTATCAGCCAACCGTTGCCGTATCCGGGGAACAAGCGGGCATGCACATTGTGTTGACCATAAATTCGGAGCACTCAGAACAAAGCTTAGTCGACCAGGCAAGCGAGGCAGGCATTCGGGTATTTGCGATGCAAAATTACGACCTGCTCAAGGAAAAGAACGGGTTCCCCAAAATCGTCCTCGGTTTTGGAGGGCTTGATGAAAGCGAAATCCAGCAAGGCATCGATCGTTTGATGAATGGCTGGAACATAGCAAAAACCAGCTCATCCGCTAAGTGA
- a CDS encoding glutathione peroxidase yields MTTIYGYEVKRANGDLESLEHYEGKPLIIVNTASKCGLTPQFEGLQRLYEKYQNLGLEILGFPSGQFNDQEFKTQQETMEFCQKNYGVSFPMFSKVDVNGEFAEPLYDYLTSWDENGTGGDIKWNFTKFLIDREGNIVHRYEPEIEPEQIEKDIQKIL; encoded by the coding sequence ATGACTACAATATATGGTTATGAGGTAAAACGGGCAAATGGAGACTTGGAATCGCTAGAGCATTACGAAGGAAAGCCTTTAATTATTGTGAACACAGCAAGTAAATGCGGATTAACTCCACAGTTTGAGGGCTTACAACGTTTGTATGAGAAATATCAAAATCTTGGATTAGAAATCCTCGGTTTTCCGAGCGGGCAATTCAACGACCAAGAGTTCAAAACACAGCAAGAAACAATGGAATTCTGTCAAAAAAATTATGGAGTGAGTTTTCCCATGTTTTCAAAAGTAGACGTGAACGGCGAATTTGCCGAACCTCTTTATGATTATTTAACGTCTTGGGATGAAAACGGCACGGGCGGAGATATCAAATGGAATTTTACTAAATTCCTTATCGATCGTGAAGGGAACATCGTTCATCGCTATGAACCGGAGATTGAACCGGAACAAATAGAGAAAGATATTCAAAAAATCCTTTAA
- a CDS encoding D-alanyl-D-alanine carboxypeptidase family protein: MKSVLKWMQVLMVSAIALMIVVPTKVQAEEAIPVLADAAIVVDAETGQILYGQNDEAVLGIASMSKMMSEYLLFEAIEEGLVSWDEEYEVTDYSHRISQDLRLSNVPLRQDGSYTMKELYEAMAIYSANAATIGIAETIAGTEKEFVQMMNDKAVEMGIEDAHFVNSTGLNNSFLLGMHPEGTGEDEENTMSARSVAILTKALLDDYPEILETAKIPELMFREGTADQIRMVNWNTMLPGMEYEYEGMDGLKTGTTDFAGHSFAGTAKRDGVRLIAVVMKAVDAEGEGSYKARFDATRALLDHGFAFQEVELMKAGQQFMGQESLPVTKGEQEQVAIALKEPVRLMAPAAQQEAYRTELELTEDTIEAAVEEGQVVGQVKVLDAMGNEIQYLHEKPAADVAATETVERSNWFALSMKSAVDFIKGLF; this comes from the coding sequence GTGAAAAGTGTATTGAAATGGATGCAAGTTTTGATGGTGTCTGCCATCGCTCTGATGATCGTGGTGCCAACGAAGGTTCAAGCTGAAGAAGCGATTCCTGTATTGGCGGATGCAGCCATCGTGGTCGATGCAGAAACAGGACAGATTTTATACGGTCAGAATGATGAGGCTGTTTTAGGCATCGCCTCCATGAGCAAAATGATGAGTGAATACCTGTTGTTTGAAGCAATTGAAGAAGGGCTTGTCAGCTGGGATGAAGAATATGAGGTGACTGATTACAGCCATCGGATCTCCCAGGATTTGCGCTTGAGCAATGTTCCGCTTCGTCAGGATGGTTCGTATACGATGAAGGAATTATATGAAGCGATGGCGATTTATTCGGCGAATGCGGCGACCATCGGCATTGCAGAAACGATTGCGGGTACGGAGAAAGAATTTGTGCAGATGATGAATGACAAAGCAGTGGAGATGGGGATTGAGGATGCACATTTCGTCAACTCAACTGGACTCAACAACTCATTTCTTCTCGGCATGCACCCTGAGGGAACGGGGGAAGACGAAGAGAATACCATGTCTGCCCGATCGGTTGCCATACTGACGAAAGCCTTGCTGGATGATTATCCAGAAATTCTCGAGACGGCCAAAATTCCAGAATTGATGTTTCGGGAAGGGACCGCGGATCAGATCCGTATGGTCAATTGGAATACGATGCTTCCGGGAATGGAGTATGAATACGAAGGCATGGATGGGTTAAAGACAGGGACGACTGATTTTGCGGGACATTCGTTTGCTGGGACTGCTAAGCGTGATGGGGTTCGGTTAATCGCAGTGGTCATGAAAGCGGTGGATGCGGAAGGGGAAGGCTCTTACAAAGCCCGTTTTGATGCAACACGTGCATTATTGGACCATGGATTTGCATTTCAGGAAGTTGAGCTGATGAAAGCTGGGCAACAGTTTATGGGACAAGAATCTCTTCCTGTCACAAAAGGAGAACAAGAGCAAGTAGCGATCGCTTTGAAAGAACCGGTCCGCTTGATGGCTCCGGCTGCTCAGCAAGAAGCTTACCGGACCGAGCTTGAATTGACAGAAGATACAATTGAAGCAGCTGTCGAGGAAGGGCAAGTTGTTGGCCAAGTGAAGGTTTTGGATGCTATGGGCAATGAAATACAATATCTTCATGAAAAGCCAGCTGCGGACGTAGCAGCAACAGAGACAGTGGAGCGTTCCAATTGGTTTGCGCTGTCTATGAAAAGCGCCGTGGATTTCATTAAAGGATTGTTTTAA